From the genome of Oncorhynchus gorbuscha isolate QuinsamMale2020 ecotype Even-year linkage group LG18, OgorEven_v1.0, whole genome shotgun sequence:
ACACTGTCCTGCTGGCCCTAATGGAGGACAACAGCAACCTCCCACTGTACCTAGACAGTGTAAACAGCCTTGTGCAGTGATGTGACAAACTATTTTGTCCTGAATGTCACAAAAACACAGGAGGTTATCTTTGAGCCCAGGTCAGTGGCTGACCGAAACCAGGTAGTCATTCACAGTGAACACATCCAGCAGGTCTACTCTCATATATATATCTGGGAGTACATGTTGACCATGCCCTGAGATGGAGTGTCAAAGTGGactatgtgctgtgtgtgtgctaaGGTGCAACAGTGCATGCACTTTCTCTGCAGGCTGAAGTCTTTCAGGGCAACCTTGGAAATACTGAACATGTTCTTTTGCTCCACTATCCAGAGTGTTTTGCAgtactgcatcactgcttggtacaacacacagtacaggcaAAAACCAGGATGTCAAGTCTACTGAAAACTGCCCAAAAAATGATTGTCAAGCTGACCATCAAAACCTTTCTGGACTGCTACCACACAAACATGCTGAGGACGGCAAACAAAATATCAGagccctcctcccctgtgctCAACTCAGAGTTTGTGCTTCTGCCATCCAGGAAACGCTACAGACTCCCCCTGTGCAAACTGGTCAGGCACAAAAATGAATTTGTGCCACATGCACTGACCCTTATGAACAAATAAGGAGGACATTAGGGACACAGTAGATTCACTCATTCAGGAACGGGCAATAGTGAAAAGTGAGAAGTGAAATATAACTAACTGAACTAACTGTGTTAAATTGTGCAATAACATTATGTGTCACGCTCAGGGACCTTGAACATTAAGGAGATGTGTAAGGTCTAAATCCTACCCAATATTCTCATCTCCCTAAGTAAACATAATACATAATTAAAACCTATATTCCCTGAAAATTTCCCCAGCAGTTCAGTTAATCTTGGCTCTTCAACCCCATTACTCCTCAAATCTAATAACAATCACTCCCTTTCCCTCCCATATTTCTGGCActgaaatatactgaacaaaaatataaacgcaacatgaaacAATGAAATCATTCTGCCAGGAAAGTGTAAGCTTCTTTGTAGTGAACATGTAATTGAGTATGTTTTtaggaaagcctttccatctatcTACCAGAAGGCAGGGGAAGTCTCGTTGTATCACTGATACATTTTGTTCATGTCTTATGATACATTTGGgcaaattaatacattttcaatacattagTTGATTCCTTACTAAGGTAATACATGTTTTAATATTTTTTAATGTCTGGATTCCGTGAGGACCCTAATTATCATACTTGGACCAGAATGAGGCTCTCCactaaattagatatttctattGTCTGATTTTCACAGATATTTACTTTTCGTACAAGAAAATTCACTGGGATATGGTGAGAGGCATGGCATAGGCCAAACATAACATCAAACATACACATtcatgaaaaaaataaaacaagaaTGACAGTTTAATGACTTACCCCTCCCTTCCACATTACatacactccagtccagttggtggcggtaatgcacttTAAAGTTGGTTGCCAGCAGTCATAAATAATACACAGAAGAAGACGAAGAGCTTGAAACGAAACATTCTTTCGACTGTATCAACTTCTGCAGCTCAACATACGCAAAATGACTTGTTTTATGAATTTCTTTACGTTTATTTTCAAGGTAGTAACGTTGCCACTACAATTAATGGAAGTGGTTGGCATATATGGCATCTACAAGCGTTTCTTTCCATTTCTAATTTACAAGATATCTTTCACCTACAACAAGAAAATGAACGACAAAAAGAAGGATCTTTTCAGCAATCTCTCAGAGTTCACCAAAGGCAATGGCCCGCTTCGCATTTTGGAGATCGGTTGCGGAAGCGGGGCTAACTTTGAATTCTACCCGTCTGGTTGCAAGGTGGTTTGCACCGACCCCAATCCTCACTTCGAGAAGTATCTACAAAAAAGTCTGGCTGTCAATGATCACCTAACATTTGAAAGATTTGTGGTCGCTTCCGGAGAGGACATGGGGGCAGTGAAAGATGACTCTGTGGACGTTGTCGTCAGCACGCTGGTGCTGTGTTCTGTCAACAACATACCGCGAACATTGCAGGAGGCGCATCGCATATTGAGGCCTGTAAGTTGATTTTCATATTTAGAGTGTAATCATTTGAGCGCTTATCAATTTGGAAAGGAAACAATGCATCCActctcaaatagaaaatattgGCCATGGTATAACCCTTCAGCATAGTTAAATTATGTTTTTCAGAGAAATGTCAGTAACGCGCTGCTGGCATTTTGTCAACAGTTtattcactgagtgtacaaaacattaggaacacctgctctttccatgacagactgaccaggtgaatccagatgaaagctatgatcccttattgatgtcacttgttaaatccatttcgatcagcgtagatgaaggggaggagacgggttcaAATGACTTTTAAGCATTGAGACTATTtaaaacatggattgtgtatatgtgccattaaGAGGGGGAATGGGCCAGACAAACGAtttgtgcctttgaacggggtatggtaataggtgccaggtgcactggtttgagtgtgtcaagaactgcaacgctgctgggtttttcatgctcaacagtttcccttgtttctcaagaatggtccaccacccaaaggatatccagccgacttggcacaactgtggaaagcattggagtccacatgggccagcatctgtGTGCAATGCtttggacacattgtagagtccatggcctgacgaattgaggctgttctgaggggaaaagggtgtgcaACTCAATGCTAATGTAAGAATATTTTAAGATGATACATAACGCAGAGGACGAGAGTTCTTATACAGTTCTAACGATCAagggattttttttcttcagtaATAGCGATTAATGCAGAGACATATGGGAGGAATTTGTCTATGTATTGAGTCTGAaataggatacttgttatttggccattggcccagttttattgcaaggaattctatttggtcaaccacaggctagggctGGGTTATAGAACTACATCCTGTCCCTTTGTTCAGGAGAGACTCAcgggagagaatcactgaggacagggaaggAACGACCATCTACCTCTCAGCATAACATCTATGACTTATTCTCTTTAAATAAACCTATTTTCCTCCCCATGATTTGCTTTGGGGTCAGTGTTATTaaagaataacatcaactgctaacattaggaaggtgttccaaaTGTTTTGTACTCTGTGTATAACTGAGGTCACTATTGTTAGGGCTTACTATGTAGATTCTGTAGTCTAAATGATTACAACTACTTTCCTACAGATTATGATGGCAATTAGCGTTACTCAGAAAATCAATTGGTAACTTGcaaaacaattaatcaaatggcagCTTGTAACTCAACTGGCAATCTAACATTGTAAATGTTGTTTTGAAACACAACCAGTATGTCTAGGTAGTTTTTAAGTTATGATGAATATTAGGCTATAGCTAGGAAGTTGCAACAAGCTATAGCAGGCACCAAACGTAGGCAATATATCTACACTAACTAATTCAATTTAGTTTGATTGAATCATCAGGAACACAAGCTAGTGGGCAACGAATACACCACTGTGCAGGCACTTGAATCACTAAACATAAATGCCCTGCTGCGGCTAGTTTTAGAAGGCCGTCATGTTTATAAGTTTCAACTAAATAGTCAGTTACTATCTACATACTGACAATGCATTTTTCTACTAACAGTGGTATGGACTGAAGGTTGGAACACAATGCTTTGTAACTACTGGTAACTTTTGTTGTTGTGACTGTCCAACAGGGTGGTGCTCTGTACTTTTTAGAGCATGTAGTGGCAGACCCATCCTCTTGGACATACTTCTTCCAGCACGTCCTCCAGCCGAT
Proteins encoded in this window:
- the LOC124003524 gene encoding methyltransferase-like protein 7A, with protein sequence MTCFMNFFTFIFKVVTLPLQLMEVVGIYGIYKRFFPFLIYKISFTYNKKMNDKKKDLFSNLSEFTKGNGPLRILEIGCGSGANFEFYPSGCKVVCTDPNPHFEKYLQKSLAVNDHLTFERFVVASGEDMGAVKDDSVDVVVSTLVLCSVNNIPRTLQEAHRILRPGGALYFLEHVVADPSSWTYFFQHVLQPIWYYFGDGCEVVRATWKHLETAGFSELKLRHIEAPLNFMIKPHIIGYAVK